The Puntigrus tetrazona isolate hp1 chromosome 3, ASM1883169v1, whole genome shotgun sequence genome contains a region encoding:
- the dctn5 gene encoding dynactin subunit 5, with amino-acid sequence MELCEILYNKAEYIETASGNKVSRQSVLCGSQNIVLNGKTIVMNDCIIRGDLANVRVGRHCVIKSRSVIRPPFKKFSKGVAFFPLHIGDHVFIEEDCVVNAAQIGSYVHIGKNCVIGRRCVLKDCCKILDNTVLPPETVVPPFTVFSGCPGLFSGELPECTQELMIDVTKSYYQKFLPLSQI; translated from the exons ATGGAGCTGTGTGAAATACTATACAACAAGGCCGAATACATCGAGACG GCATCAGGCAACAAAGTCAGCAGACAATCAGTTCTTTGTGGCAGTCAAAACATTGTTCTCAATGGAaag ACCATCGTGATGAATGACTGTATCATCAGAGGAGATCTAGCTAATGTGAGAGTCGGCCGTCACTGTGTCATTAAAAGCCGTAGTGTGATCAGACCCCCCTTCAAGAAATTCAGCAAAGG CGTGGCTTTCTTCCCCTTGCATATTGGGGATCACGTGTTCATAGAGGAGGACTGTGTTGTCAACGCTGCACAGATAGGATCATACGTCCACATTGGCAAAAACTGTGTTATT ggTCGGCGCTGTGTCTTAAAAGACTGTTGTAAGATACTGGATAATACTGTCCTTCCTCCAGAGACGGTGGTACCTCCTTTTACAGTATTCTCTGGCTGTCCAG GTCTGTTTTCAGGAGAGCTCCCTGAATGTACACAGGAACTGATGATTGATGTTACCAAGAGTTACTACCAGAAATTCCTCCCTCTCAGCCAGATCTAG
- the gng13b gene encoding guanine nucleotide-binding protein G(I)/G(S)/G(O) subunit gamma-13b, translating to MDEMDLPQMKKEVESLKYQLAFKREKSSKTVTDLVKWIEECVPEDPFLNPELMKNNPWVEKGKCVLL from the exons ATGGATGAGATGGACTTGCCCCAGATGAAGAAGGAGGTAGAAAGCCTCAAGTACCAGCTGGCCTTCAAACGGGAGAAATCCTCAAAGACAGTGACAGA CCTGGTGAAGTGGATCGAGGAGTGTGTGCCTGAGGACCCTTTCCTGAATCCTGAGCTGATGAAGAACAATCCATGGGTGGAGAAGGGCAAGTGTGTGCTTCTATAA